GTTCAGACGTGTGCTCTTCCGATCTATGTAAGTATTTTTTCAGGTATTGTCCTTAAAGCAGCTGCTACTGAATTCCGCTGTCTAAAAACATTCATTCTTATCCTGCCGATACTTTTTATACCGAACGACAAATCTAATTCATTTGTCGCTTCAAATTTCTCTTTTTGCTTATCAGTCAAAAGAGAATAAATCAGCCGTTGACATACATCAGGCGTAAGTTTTTCAAAATGCGAATGGAATACCTCGCCGTCAATTCTTAACATTGGAGGTGCACCGACAGTAAGATGCAAATCAGAAGCATTTTTTTGAATTATAAGTTTCAATAACTCGTCCATACTTAACATAGTCGTTTTACTCCTTAATTAGTGTCTTTTGAAAAAGTCCTTAAAAATATCATTATTCTGCATCTGCAAAAGTAATTCTCATCATTTCTTCAACAGTTGTTACACCCGCAAGAACTTTCCTTAGTGCTGCTGCCCGAAGAGTAGTCATGCCATTTTCAACTGCTGCCTGTTTGATTACATGAGTAGATGCTCTGTCTAAAATTAATTCCCTTATTTTATCAGTGATTTCCATTACTTCATAACACGCTAAACGCCCGCGGTAACCGGTATTGGAACAATTATCACAACCTCTGCCTTTAAAAAGTTGTATTTTTTTGGCATCCCCAACTTCTTTCCGTGACATAGCGGACGAAATAAGCACATCTGCCGGAAGCTCATATGATTCTTTACAATCCGGACATATCACACGAACCAACCGCTGTGCTACCACCATAATAACAGTTGATGTCGTTAGAAACGGTTCTATTCCCATATTGTTAAGACGCGTAACAGCACCGGGCGCGTCATTTGTGTGAAGTGTCGAGAAAACAAGATGACCCGTTAATGCAGCATTGATTGCTATTTCTGCAGTTTCGGTATCACGAATTTCACCGACCATTATGATATCAGGATCCTGACGTAAAAATGATTTTAATCCGGCTGCAAATGTAAGTCCTATATCCGGTCTTGCCTGAACCTGATTTATTCCTTCCAAAACATATTCAACCGGGTCCTCGATGGTGGATATATTAACATCCGGCTGATTTAACTGGGCAAGCGTAGAATAAAGAGTAGTTGATTTACCTGAACCTGTCGGACCCGTTACCAGAACAATTCCATAAGGAATGTTCATATTTTTTTGATAAACGGCAAGCGTGTCCGGCTCATAACCGAGTTTCGATAAATCAAGACACAACGATGACGCATCCAAAATACGCATAACAATCTTCTCACCGAAAGCAGTCGGAAGAACCGATACACGCAAATCCACTTCTTTATTCAAAACTTTTATTTTTATTCTTCCATCCTGAGGAAGCCGTCTTTCTGCAATATCAAGACTTGACATTATTTTCAAACGGGATGCTATCGCATTTTGTGTTCTTTTAGGAGGTGCTGCAACCTCATGCAGCACACCGTCAATTCTATATCTTACACGAAGTGATTTTTCATATGGTTCAATATGTATATCGGAAGCTTTTGCTTTTACTGCACCGGATAATAACAAGTTAACTATTTTTATTACCGGAGCATCTTCACCTTCTGCCTCAAGTGATGTAATATCTTTTCCTGCGTCAACTTCCTTTACAATATCAACATTTGCATCAACACCCTGAACTTCCATATCCTTTACTATGTCATCCATTGATGCTTTACTACCATAGTATTTTTCTATAGCTGCTTTTATCTCTGCTTCAGAGGCAATTACCACATTTATTTCACAGCCGGTCATAAGCCGTAAATCATCGGTTGCAAAAACATTTAGCGGGTCTGCCATTGCAATTGTAAGTACATTGTTTTCTTTTGCAATCGGAATAAGATTCTGGTGTCTTACTACTGATTCAGAAACAGATTTTACAATGTCTTCGGCGATTTGACCATATTCGGAGAGTGAAACATAAGATACACCGCACTGTTTACCTAAAAACGCTAAAAGAACATCCTCAGTTATATAACCTAACGACATCAGAATAACACCAAGTTTTCCACCACGTCTTTTTTGTTCTTCGGTGGCATCCTGAAGCTGCTGGGGCGTAATTATCCCTACATCCACCAGGAGGTCACCAAGTTTCTTTTTTAAAGCCATGTTTTTTACAGCCATAAATTCCTCTAATTGATACTCCTCGAATTATAAAGGATTTTTCGTATTTTGTCAAGCACTTTTAACTTACAGAATCCTCAATAATGGAATATTTTTTTTGGTTGCTATTTTCACTGCTTCATCATATTCTACGGTTTTTTTCTCTAAATATTTCAATTTTGCAATTTTATAAACACCTTCTTTCTTTCTTTTTAATATCCAACGCGATACCGGAACTCTTCTAATGCCTAATGTTGTCGTTTCAGAAAAAATAATATCGGCAATTTTTAATTCATTTTCTTCTGTTGTAATTGCGGATAATATTATTCCCGGACGGCCCTTTTTTGAATAGATATTTGAAAACCATACATCACATGCACCGTTTTGCAAAAGCTTATTCTGAACATATGGAAAAATACGGGCATCCATATCGTCAATATTAGTTTCAAGAACTATTTTTTTATCATCCGAAAAGTACTTTTTTTCAGATTCACCTATGTAAATTCTTAAAACATTGGGCTTTTCAAAATCCAATTGTCCCGCTCCCGTGCCCGTTTGCAATATTCTCATTTCCGGTATTGGTCCATATTTTTCAGCTAATACTGAAATAATCGCAGCACCTGTTGGTGTTACAAGCTCATTTATCGTACTTGTTGAATATACAGGAATCCCTTTTATAATTTCAATTGTCGCAGGCGCAGGCACTCCCAGGTTCAACGGTGATGAATAAACTTTTTCTATTTTTAACGCTTCTAATCCGATAGCTGTGCCAAAAATATCAATAATCGTATCTACTTCTGCAATCTGATGAAAGTGAACAGAATCAATTAACGTTGAATGTACTTTTGACTCTGCATAGGCAAGTTTTGAGTAGATTTTTAAACCTTGTTGTTTGATATTTTCAGGAATTTTTGAATTTTTTATTATCTTTTTAACTTTTGAAAACTCTCTTATCTGTTCACCACCGGTCAAGTGTAAAAACTTTGCATGAACTCCATTTTTTTGAATATTGGAAAACTTCATGGAATATTTAGCAATTGGTATTTTTCTTAACAGGCTTATAAGATGTTTTTCATTAACCCCTGCATCAACAAGAGATGATAAAATCATATCACCTGAAATTCCGGACGAACAATTAAAATATGCTATTTTCATAAGTTAATACACAAATTTCGAAAACCTATTACACATATACTACCGCCTGGTCTTAACCTACCTACCGTCAGGCAGGTCTGTTTAATATTGTCTTTAATCGTTGTAATCAGGAATTGTTGGATTTTTCAACAATTTCTCATTTTATTTATAATATTTGCAATAATCCCCGCTCCAAAACCATTATCTATATTAACAACGCAAACGTTAGGAGAACAGGAATTTAACATTGTTAAAAGTGCAGAATAACCGCCTTTACCTGTGCCATAACCGGTAGATGTCGGAACACCTATAACAACTTTTGATACAAGACCGCCTACAACTGAAGATAAAGCACCTTCCATTCCGGCGCATACAACAACACAAGATGCTTCTATTATTATTTTTTCATGTTTGAAAAGCCGGTGAATTCCTGCAACACCAACATCGTATATCCTTTCAACCCTATTGCCAAGCAATTCAGCAACCACAGCAGACTCTTCTGCAACAGAAACATCTGATGTTCCCGCTGTTATCACTGCAATATAACCGTTACCGGATATTTTTACCGGGTTTACTGCTAAAATCTTCGCTTTTTCATAATATTTAAGATTATTTTTTGCAAACTTTTTCTTTATTTTCAAAGCCAATTTTTTTTCAATCTTTGTCACTATTAAAGGGTTCCGGCTTTTTACAAGTTTATTTATAATTTTCACAATCTGTTCTTCTGTCTTCCCCAGCGAATAAACTGCTTCAGGAAAACCCTGCCTGTGAAATCGTTCAGTATCCAGCATAAAATCACATTTCATATTTTCACCAATTCTCCAATTCAAGATTTGCTGACGGTTTTATTTCTTCTCCACATCCGCATTTCTTTATTTTAAAATATCCTGCTGAAGCAATCATAGCTGCATTATCTGTACATAAAACTATTTCAGGTATAAATAATTTTATATTCTCTGCCTTGCATTTTTCAACAAAAGTTGAACGTAATTGCGAATTAGAAGAAACGCCTCCGCCTAAAACTATTTTTTTAATATTGTATTTCACAGATGCCATAATTGTTTTTTTTACAAGAACATCAACACACGCCTGCTGAAATGAAGCACAAATATCAAGAATCTGCCGGTTCCGTTTTTTTATGTCAATTTTATTTGCAAAAATATAATTTATAATTGCAGTCTTGAGCCCTGAAAAAGAAAAATCCCAAGAATCATGCATATATGGTCTAGGAAATTTTATTTTTTCCGGATTTCCCTGTTTTGATAATCTATCTATTATAGGTCCTCCAGGGTAACCCAACTTCATAAATTTTGCAATTTTATCAAAAACTTCACCCACAGCATCATCACGGGTCCTGCCTAAAATTTCATATTTCCCCATATCTTTAACAAGAATCAAGTCAGTATGCCCTCCGGAAACGACAAGGGCAATGAACGGTGGAACAAGTGCTGATTCCTGCTTTCTATGTCTATCTGTTTTTATGAAACTGGCAAAAATATGCCCTTCAATATGATTTACACCGACAATCGGAACTTTTAATATATCTGAAACTACCTGCGCAGTTGTTGTACCAATAAGCAGTGAACCAATAAGTCCCGGACCTTTCGTAACACTAACAGCATCAATCTTTTTTATTTTTCTTAAAGCTTCTTCAATTACCACATTTATATTTTCAAGATGCTGCCGTGACGCAAGTTCAGGAACAACTCCACCGTATTTCTTATGAATCTTTATCTGTGACGATACAACATTTGTCAAAATAAATCTTCCGTCTTTTACAACAGCAGCCGACGTTTCATCACAAGAAGTTTCAATCCCAAGAATATTCATAAAGTAAAGTTTATAGAGTTTTAGAGTTATAGGGTTTTAGGGTTTTAACTCTATAACCCAATAACCCTATAACCATTATTTAACGGTTCCCTCGTTCTTAACATATTCCGAAACAGTTAAAAAAGAAATACCTGCTTTTTTAAATTCAGGAATAACTTTATAAAGTGCTAACGGAAGATTTTTTGTATGTATGTGTCCTATTGCTACACATCCGTCATTTTTCTCTACTTTTTTCTTTAGTAAATAAAGTTGTTTTAAAATGTATTCGAGATTGTCCTCGTTATCCAAAAAAACCTCGTTTCTTCGTGAGATTATATTCATATTAACAGCAACTTTATATGCGACAGATTTATTTGACGTACTTGAATCGACAAAAATAAGATTTTTTTGTTTTATAACGTTCAAAAATTCTGTAATTTTACTTTTATCTTGTGTAAAAGCACTTCCCATATGATTATTTACGCCTGTTACACCTTCAACATTTTTAAGATTTCTTAATACCATATTTTCTATTTCTTTAGCAGACATATTCAGTAAAATTGCTGCCTTGCCGGGATTTACAGTTGGGTATCTTTCGGGTTCCATCGGCTGATGCAAAAAATATTCCTGATTGTTTTTTTTCAACTCGCTAACAAGATAAGCAGAATATCTTTCATAAGGAAGAATACTGTATGTAAGAGGAATATTCAACTTTAAAAAGCTTTCTAACTCATCTTTTTTATATCCTATATCATCAATTAAAATTGCTGCTTTTAATTTTACAGGTTTAGCCGGCAAAAATAAAATCTTATTTAAAATAATCCCGTTTTTTAAAATCAAAAGTAAATTATTTTTCCCGTCGAAATCAGTATTTACACCATAATATTCTTCAAGCCCAACTTTCACTTTTACAACTATATCAGCTATCTTTTTTGTATCAGTTTTTATATCTTTATTAACTTCAATCCACTTTGCGACTTTTGATTCTTTTTCAATACGGAGATTCCGTACTACTTCTTCGTTAGTTACCCCGGAATCTGTTAATATTTTGTTAATTTTAATGTCAATTTGGTTTGACAATGTAGAAAGATCTTCCGGTCTACTACGGAAATAGAATATAATTATAATACATATAATTAC
This sequence is a window from Elusimicrobiota bacterium. Protein-coding genes within it:
- the pilB gene encoding type IV-A pilus assembly ATPase PilB; translated protein: MAVKNMALKKKLGDLLVDVGIITPQQLQDATEEQKRRGGKLGVILMSLGYITEDVLLAFLGKQCGVSYVSLSEYGQIAEDIVKSVSESVVRHQNLIPIAKENNVLTIAMADPLNVFATDDLRLMTGCEINVVIASEAEIKAAIEKYYGSKASMDDIVKDMEVQGVDANVDIVKEVDAGKDITSLEAEGEDAPVIKIVNLLLSGAVKAKASDIHIEPYEKSLRVRYRIDGVLHEVAAPPKRTQNAIASRLKIMSSLDIAERRLPQDGRIKIKVLNKEVDLRVSVLPTAFGEKIVMRILDASSLCLDLSKLGYEPDTLAVYQKNMNIPYGIVLVTGPTGSGKSTTLYSTLAQLNQPDVNISTIEDPVEYVLEGINQVQARPDIGLTFAAGLKSFLRQDPDIIMVGEIRDTETAEIAINAALTGHLVFSTLHTNDAPGAVTRLNNMGIEPFLTTSTVIMVVAQRLVRVICPDCKESYELPADVLISSAMSRKEVGDAKKIQLFKGRGCDNCSNTGYRGRLACYEVMEITDKIRELILDRASTHVIKQAAVENGMTTLRAAALRKVLAGVTTVEEMMRITFADAE
- the larC gene encoding nickel pincer cofactor biosynthesis protein LarC translates to MKIAYFNCSSGISGDMILSSLVDAGVNEKHLISLLRKIPIAKYSMKFSNIQKNGVHAKFLHLTGGEQIREFSKVKKIIKNSKIPENIKQQGLKIYSKLAYAESKVHSTLIDSVHFHQIAEVDTIIDIFGTAIGLEALKIEKVYSSPLNLGVPAPATIEIIKGIPVYSTSTINELVTPTGAAIISVLAEKYGPIPEMRILQTGTGAGQLDFEKPNVLRIYIGESEKKYFSDDKKIVLETNIDDMDARIFPYVQNKLLQNGACDVWFSNIYSKKGRPGIILSAITTEENELKIADIIFSETTTLGIRRVPVSRWILKRKKEGVYKIAKLKYLEKKTVEYDEAVKIATKKNIPLLRIL
- the larB gene encoding nickel pincer cofactor biosynthesis protein LarB codes for the protein MKCDFMLDTERFHRQGFPEAVYSLGKTEEQIVKIINKLVKSRNPLIVTKIEKKLALKIKKKFAKNNLKYYEKAKILAVNPVKISGNGYIAVITAGTSDVSVAEESAVVAELLGNRVERIYDVGVAGIHRLFKHEKIIIEASCVVVCAGMEGALSSVVGGLVSKVVIGVPTSTGYGTGKGGYSALLTMLNSCSPNVCVVNIDNGFGAGIIANIINKMRNC
- the tsaD gene encoding tRNA (adenosine(37)-N6)-threonylcarbamoyltransferase complex transferase subunit TsaD, translated to MNILGIETSCDETSAAVVKDGRFILTNVVSSQIKIHKKYGGVVPELASRQHLENINVVIEEALRKIKKIDAVSVTKGPGLIGSLLIGTTTAQVVSDILKVPIVGVNHIEGHIFASFIKTDRHRKQESALVPPFIALVVSGGHTDLILVKDMGKYEILGRTRDDAVGEVFDKIAKFMKLGYPGGPIIDRLSKQGNPEKIKFPRPYMHDSWDFSFSGLKTAIINYIFANKIDIKKRNRQILDICASFQQACVDVLVKKTIMASVKYNIKKIVLGGGVSSNSQLRSTFVEKCKAENIKLFIPEIVLCTDNAAMIASAGYFKIKKCGCGEEIKPSANLELENW
- a CDS encoding divergent polysaccharide deacetylase family protein, giving the protein MKKLWRLLILVIICIIIIFYFRSRPEDLSTLSNQIDIKINKILTDSGVTNEEVVRNLRIEKESKVAKWIEVNKDIKTDTKKIADIVVKVKVGLEEYYGVNTDFDGKNNLLLILKNGIILNKILFLPAKPVKLKAAILIDDIGYKKDELESFLKLNIPLTYSILPYERYSAYLVSELKKNNQEYFLHQPMEPERYPTVNPGKAAILLNMSAKEIENMVLRNLKNVEGVTGVNNHMGSAFTQDKSKITEFLNVIKQKNLIFVDSSTSNKSVAYKVAVNMNIISRRNEVFLDNEDNLEYILKQLYLLKKKVEKNDGCVAIGHIHTKNLPLALYKVIPEFKKAGISFLTVSEYVKNEGTVK